A genomic stretch from Chloroflexota bacterium includes:
- a CDS encoding zf-HC2 domain-containing protein: protein MTHLDDIAFNEYLDSALDPARHAEVEAHLAACPDCAARLAGLRALFAALESLPDVPLERDLSSSVVTALRKSRGMSDSAKALRLRPTLRFAFAAQALAALILLAIALPFATQATLWEQV from the coding sequence ATGACGCACTTGGACGACATCGCCTTCAACGAGTACCTCGACTCTGCCCTCGACCCGGCCCGCCACGCCGAAGTTGAGGCGCACCTCGCCGCCTGCCCGGACTGCGCCGCCCGCCTGGCCGGACTGCGCGCCCTCTTCGCCGCGCTTGAGTCCCTGCCGGACGTGCCGCTGGAACGCGACTTATCCTCTTCAGTAGTGACTGCCCTTCGTAAGAGTCGTGGGATGAGTGACAGCGCCAAGGCATTGCGCTTACGACCGACGCTCCGCTTCGCCTTTGCCGCCCAGGCGCTGGCCGCCCTCATCTTGCTCGCCATCGCCCTGCCCTTCGCAACACAGGCAACGTTATGGGAGCAGGTTT